ATTTTTCCCCGGAAGCTATCGGACTCTCCCTGCGGAACGTCGACAACGTATCCTACCCCGATACGGTCTCTTACCTTCCCTTCTATGAAAAGGTGGTAAGGTGTTGCCGGGAGTTTTCTGCGTCGCCCATAATTCTCGGCGGGTCGGGATTTACGCTCATGCCTGATGCCATTCTGGAGTATTTAGACGCCGACGGCGGCATCATCGGGGAAGGGGAAGAGGCCTTGGCCAAAGTTTTAATGGCCTTCACCAATGGTTTTTCTTCGGCTACCGATGGTTTTCTCAGCCGGAGGGTAAAAAGTCATGCCCAGCCGGCGTGGATTCGAGAATTGGATTCCCTTCCTCCTCCGGATTGGGAGGGCCTGGACCTAAAAAAATATTTCAGCCAGGGTGGAATGGGTAACCTCCAGTCCAAGCGGGGATGCCCATTTTCGTGCATCTATTGCACTTACCCGCTGATCGAAGGGAGAAAAGTTCGTCTCCGTTCACCCGCCAAAGTAGCCCAAGATGCCGAAGACCTTATCCGGCGGGGAGTTGAGAATGCCTTTATGGTCGATAATATTTTTAATTTCCCCGAGACCCACGCCCGCGATGTATGCCGGGCCTTGGTTGAAAAAAGGATTCCTCTCCAATGGTCTTGCTACGCGCATCCGTCCTACTTCAGTCCTGCTCTGGCCGAGGAAATGAAGATGGCCGGATGCACAGGGGTGGAGTTTGGCACGGATTCAGGAGCTCCGCAAGTGTTGGCCAAACTGGGCAAGAACTTCACCCCGCAAGACATCCGGCGAGCCACTCGTTTGGCCCGTGAGGCCGGGCTGGAAGTTTGCCATAGCCTTTCTTTGGGGGCGCCCGGAGAGACTTCAGAAACTCTGCAAGAAACTTTTAAGCTTATGGAAGAAATCTCTCCAACGGCGGTAATCGCCATGGTGGGCCTGCGCATCTTTCCCGGTACAGGATTGGCTATTCTGGCGGAAGAAGAAGGGATGATTCCTGCCTCCCATGATTTCCTGCAGCCGACCTTCTACATTGCTCCAGCAATTAAGGACAACGTTGTTGCCTTCGCCCAAGAAAAAGCGAAAGTCCATCCCAATTGGATCTTCCCAGGGCTGGGCATCCATGTCTCCCCCCGCCTGCAAACCAAATTGCGCAAGATGGGGGTGAAAGGTCCCCTCTGGGAGCACATGAAAATCAGGCGGGAGCGAAGGGCTGCCAAGAAGGAAACCCATGCCTAAAATCGCCTTTCTTTTCCCCGGCCAGGGCTCGCAATCCGTAGGTATGGTTCGTGGATTGGCGGCGTATCCCGGGGCCGTGGAATTATTCCAGCAAGCGAGCAGGGACCTTGAATTAGACCTCTTTGATCTATGCCTGAACGGGCCGGAAGAGATTCTTTCCCAAGACCTGTACGCCCAAGTTGCTGTACATGTGACCAACTGTGCGTATGCCGAGCAGATCAGCAAAAGCAATCTTACCCCCCGATTGGCTGCGGGTTTTAGCCTGGGGATCTTCTCCGCTCTGGTCGCGGCCGGGTCCCTCTCCTTCGAACAGGGTCTGGAGGGAGTTAGGATCGCTGCCGAGAAAATGTCCGAAGAAGGAAGATTCTATCAGGGGGCCATGGCGGCAATCATCGGGTTATCCGAAGGGGAGGTGCAGGCTGTTTGCCAGGAGGTGACCCGGGTTTTCGTGGCCTCGATCAACAGTTCCCACCAGGTGGTCATCTCCGGAGAGGAAGAGGCGGTGGAAAAAGCCATTCAACTTTGCGTACAGCGGGGAGCTTTATTGGCCAAACGTCTTCCCATTGGTTGGGCCATCCATACCCCTCTAATGGAACGCGCCTCGCGGGCCTTCGCGCAAGAAATAAAGGATTGGCAAATCCGCCCTCCGCGCTTCCCCGTTCTAAGCTACCTGAGGGCGGAATTTCTGAAAACGCCGGAAGAAATCAAGCAGGAATTAAGCGCTCAATTTTCTCAACCCAATTGTTGGCACAAGGTTCTCCTGCGGATGGTGGAAGAGGGGATCGATACATTCATCGAAGTTGGGCCCGGGAATGTGCTCTCCCAGATGGTTCGCTGGGTGAGTCGTTCAGCTCTGACTCTTACGGCAGAAGAAGTTGTCCAAAAAGGAAATACCTTAACCCTGTAAAAAGGATCGTTCCCCTTGAGGCCGGAAGGTGATAGCAGGGAGATTTAGAAAGAGATTTTTTGACTTTTTATAGGCTCATCCCGTATGATTAGATAAAAAACTGCCATGACCCTCTCTATAGATGGAAAGATGGAAGGAAGAATGAATTTCGAAGAACAGGTAGTTTTGATCACCGGCGGTTCCAAAGGAATCGGCAAAGCCATTGCTTGGGCCTTCGCCCGAAAGGGGGCCTCAGTGATCATCAACTATGGACATGATGAAGACGCAGCCCGGCAAATTGAATCGAAAATACAGCAAAGCGGGGGAAAGGCCCAAACCCAAAAAGCCGACGTCACCCGCAGCGACGAAGTGAGCGGCATGTTCAAAGGAATTCTCGACCAGTACCAGCGGCTGGACGTGCTGGTGAACAATGCCGGAGTTATCCGGGATGGACACATGATGCTTATGTCCG
This region of Deltaproteobacteria bacterium genomic DNA includes:
- a CDS encoding radical SAM protein — its product is MRVLLISANVEKLPDPVAPLGLAYLSSALKFQGYEVQCLDLCFVENWEETIGKSIRDFSPEAIGLSLRNVDNVSYPDTVSYLPFYEKVVRCCREFSASPIILGGSGFTLMPDAILEYLDADGGIIGEGEEALAKVLMAFTNGFSSATDGFLSRRVKSHAQPAWIRELDSLPPPDWEGLDLKKYFSQGGMGNLQSKRGCPFSCIYCTYPLIEGRKVRLRSPAKVAQDAEDLIRRGVENAFMVDNIFNFPETHARDVCRALVEKRIPLQWSCYAHPSYFSPALAEEMKMAGCTGVEFGTDSGAPQVLAKLGKNFTPQDIRRATRLAREAGLEVCHSLSLGAPGETSETLQETFKLMEEISPTAVIAMVGLRIFPGTGLAILAEEEGMIPASHDFLQPTFYIAPAIKDNVVAFAQEKAKVHPNWIFPGLGIHVSPRLQTKLRKMGVKGPLWEHMKIRRERRAAKKETHA
- a CDS encoding ACP S-malonyltransferase, whose protein sequence is MPKIAFLFPGQGSQSVGMVRGLAAYPGAVELFQQASRDLELDLFDLCLNGPEEILSQDLYAQVAVHVTNCAYAEQISKSNLTPRLAAGFSLGIFSALVAAGSLSFEQGLEGVRIAAEKMSEEGRFYQGAMAAIIGLSEGEVQAVCQEVTRVFVASINSSHQVVISGEEEAVEKAIQLCVQRGALLAKRLPIGWAIHTPLMERASRAFAQEIKDWQIRPPRFPVLSYLRAEFLKTPEEIKQELSAQFSQPNCWHKVLLRMVEEGIDTFIEVGPGNVLSQMVRWVSRSALTLTAEEVVQKGNTLTL